In uncultured Methanobacterium sp., a genomic segment contains:
- a CDS encoding DUF192 domain-containing protein yields the protein MSYVFIVNKTKGTNLGNADVANSFFSRFKGLMLVKKLERALILKLPSDRSRRASGIHMFFMRIPLDVVFTDSAMKVVDTVTLDPWATYTPVAPARYVIELEKGKLAESNTQIGDELDFTCEIA from the coding sequence ATGAGTTATGTGTTTATAGTAAATAAAACTAAGGGCACCAACCTGGGAAATGCAGATGTAGCCAACAGCTTTTTCTCCCGTTTCAAGGGACTAATGTTAGTTAAAAAGTTAGAAAGAGCTCTTATTCTAAAATTACCATCAGATCGGAGTCGAAGGGCCTCGGGTATTCATATGTTTTTCATGCGCATACCCTTAGATGTTGTATTCACTGATTCTGCCATGAAAGTGGTGGATACTGTCACTTTAGATCCGTGGGCTACTTACACTCCCGTGGCACCGGCCAGGTATGTTATTGAGCTGGAAAAGGGTAAATTAGCTGAATCCAACACACAAATTGGGGATGAACTTGATTTCACCTGTGAAATTGCATGA
- a CDS encoding methionine adenosyltransferase, translating into MRNIIVEELIQKPIEEQEIEIVERKGIGHPDSISDGIAESVSRGLCNAYLDHFGGVLHHNTDEVQITAGESSPEFGGGDIIKPMDILLTGRGVPEYEGRKIGIDRIAIKAAKDYLNEALINLDVETCTVVECKIGHGSGDLVDVFKRQGMPASNDTSFGVGFAPFSETESMVMAIEELLNSKSFKNKYPQVGEDIKVMGLRDHDKITLTVAVAMISKYVDGAQTYLDTKEELKDIVTNLALKHTSRDVETFINTADDPTSKTEEGYYLTVTGTSAEMGDDGSVGRGNRANGLITPNRPMSMEATSGKNPINHVGKIYNLLSNQMANDIVKEVEGVNQVHMMILSQIGAPIDQPKAASAQLILEKGYEMSKVRSEVQGVMDTWLADINKITEMLIKGKVRTF; encoded by the coding sequence ATGAGAAATATTATTGTTGAAGAGCTTATTCAAAAGCCAATTGAGGAACAGGAAATAGAAATCGTTGAAAGGAAGGGGATAGGTCACCCAGACAGTATAAGTGACGGAATCGCAGAATCAGTTAGCCGTGGCCTGTGCAACGCTTACTTAGATCATTTCGGTGGTGTCCTGCACCATAACACTGATGAAGTGCAGATTACCGCTGGGGAATCTTCTCCTGAATTCGGAGGAGGAGACATAATAAAACCCATGGACATCCTCCTCACTGGAAGGGGAGTCCCAGAATACGAAGGAAGAAAAATTGGCATAGACCGGATAGCCATTAAAGCGGCCAAAGACTACCTTAATGAAGCCTTGATCAACCTGGATGTGGAAACCTGCACCGTGGTAGAGTGCAAAATTGGACATGGTTCCGGAGATCTGGTAGACGTTTTCAAAAGACAAGGAATGCCTGCATCCAATGATACATCATTTGGAGTCGGATTCGCCCCATTTTCCGAAACTGAAAGCATGGTTATGGCCATTGAAGAACTCTTAAACTCCAAATCATTCAAAAATAAATACCCACAAGTTGGTGAGGACATAAAAGTCATGGGACTACGTGACCATGATAAAATCACCCTTACCGTAGCTGTGGCTATGATCTCCAAGTATGTGGATGGTGCACAAACCTACCTGGACACCAAAGAAGAACTCAAAGACATCGTCACCAACCTGGCCCTGAAACACACCTCTAGGGATGTTGAAACATTCATCAACACCGCAGACGACCCCACCAGCAAAACCGAAGAAGGTTATTACCTCACTGTAACTGGTACCTCTGCAGAGATGGGAGACGACGGATCAGTGGGGCGTGGAAATAGGGCTAACGGACTTATAACCCCTAACAGGCCAATGTCAATGGAAGCTACCTCTGGTAAAAACCCAATAAACCATGTTGGTAAAATATACAATCTTTTATCTAACCAAATGGCTAACGACATTGTTAAAGAAGTTGAAGGTGTTAATCAGGTTCACATGATGATTTTAAGCCAGATTGGAGCCCCTATTGACCAGCCTAAAGCTGCAAGTGCACAGCTTATCCTGGAGAAAGGTTACGAGATGAGTAAGGTCAGAAGTGAAGTCCAGGGTGTTATGGACACCTGGCTGGCTGACATCAACAAGATAACTGAGATGTTAATAAAGGGAAAAGTTCGAACCTTCTAA
- the ileS gene encoding isoleucine--tRNA ligase, with amino-acid sequence MAIKEAPRSYQSETIEEKVQKFWDDKQIYQLTKDLRKDQPNFSFLDGPPYCSGRIHLGTAWNKTIKDSFLRFKSMSGFNVRRQAGWDTHGLPIEHKVEGLLGLKSKKEIETRIGIENFVNKCKEFAVENQALMTKQFEKMGVWMDWDDPYVTYDTQYMESAWWTLKKAHEKELLVNDLRVITWCPRCETALALAEIDYENKEDPSIYVKFPLKGRENEYILVWTTTPWTLPANLAICVHPDYDYAYVKVENEGMDVVYLMAEALVEATFPEQDYEIIKVVKGNDLEGTEYIHPLPEEIPFHRDFQHRILPGDHVTLTEGTGCVHTAPGHGPDDFEIGKQYGLPIFCPVDEAGLFTLDAGKYEGQFVKDADPYIITDLDTHHLLFKEGIIDHRYGFCWRCKTPIIYLATKQWFLKVTAVKDQMLSELDKVEWVPSWAGENRFRNWIENARDWTISRQRYWGIPIPIWICEDCGKMEVIGSIDELQEKITEGQLEGDFIHRPHVDEIKLGCSCGGKMQRTPDVLDVWIDSGVAGWAALHYPKEKEMFEEWYPYQFITEGHDQTRGWFYSQMGCGVIALDSVPYQKVLMHGFTLDEEGKKMSKSLGNVVEPDEVIAKYGADVLRFYLLWGNKPWDDLKFNWEEMGTVNKMFNILWNVYVFSTTYMALDEFNPTLYSPDDLIFRDEDRWITSRVHSVALEVTDALDSLHLHKATRSLNHFILEDLSRWYVRLIRGRTWVEKDDPDKLGAYYTLYHVLKNMITILAPIAPHITEEIYQNLIRGVEEDAPESVHMLDWCLNENLIDQELENNMDILREIIEACARARDVARYKLRWPVSKIIIVTEDQDAVTAAQALSDVLTEQANTKSVETSEEFEGLKVLAAPNMKTLGPKLRGDVPKVAAKLASADGAEIVTALETSGEYVVELEDKTITLEDGDVVFETELPDNVVSAEFSRGSVFVDTELTPEILSEAMSRELIRRIQDMRKDLDLDVEANINVAVDCSLEFQKLVEPHLDFISHEVRAKELEFGTEDGYHTKKWNIEEFELSIIFKQ; translated from the coding sequence ATGGCAATCAAGGAAGCCCCCCGATCATACCAGTCTGAAACCATTGAAGAGAAGGTACAGAAATTCTGGGATGATAAACAAATATACCAGCTTACTAAAGACCTGAGGAAAGATCAACCTAATTTCTCATTTTTAGACGGACCACCATATTGTAGTGGCCGAATTCACCTGGGAACTGCCTGGAACAAGACAATAAAGGACAGTTTCCTGCGGTTCAAGTCCATGTCCGGATTCAATGTCCGCAGACAGGCAGGATGGGACACCCATGGATTACCCATTGAACACAAGGTGGAAGGACTCCTGGGACTTAAAAGCAAGAAGGAAATAGAAACCAGGATCGGGATTGAAAACTTTGTTAACAAGTGTAAGGAATTCGCAGTGGAAAACCAGGCTCTCATGACTAAACAGTTCGAAAAAATGGGTGTCTGGATGGACTGGGATGATCCTTACGTGACCTATGACACCCAGTACATGGAAAGCGCCTGGTGGACCCTTAAAAAAGCCCATGAAAAGGAGCTCCTGGTAAACGATCTGAGGGTTATCACTTGGTGCCCCCGATGCGAAACTGCACTGGCCCTGGCAGAGATCGACTATGAAAACAAGGAAGACCCATCCATCTACGTTAAGTTCCCATTAAAAGGTAGGGAAAACGAGTATATTCTGGTATGGACCACCACCCCCTGGACTCTGCCGGCCAACCTGGCAATTTGTGTGCATCCAGATTATGATTATGCCTATGTTAAAGTTGAAAATGAAGGCATGGACGTAGTTTACCTGATGGCTGAAGCCCTGGTGGAAGCCACCTTCCCGGAACAGGATTATGAAATAATAAAAGTGGTCAAAGGAAATGATCTGGAAGGAACTGAATACATACACCCCCTTCCTGAAGAGATACCATTCCATAGGGATTTCCAGCACCGTATACTACCTGGAGACCATGTGACCCTCACCGAGGGAACCGGCTGCGTGCACACCGCACCTGGACACGGTCCAGATGACTTTGAAATAGGAAAGCAATATGGATTACCAATATTCTGCCCTGTGGACGAGGCAGGATTGTTCACACTAGATGCTGGTAAATATGAGGGTCAGTTCGTTAAGGATGCCGATCCTTACATAATTACTGACCTGGATACCCACCATCTTTTATTTAAAGAGGGCATCATTGATCACCGTTACGGTTTCTGCTGGAGATGTAAAACTCCCATCATTTACCTGGCCACTAAACAGTGGTTTTTAAAAGTTACTGCAGTTAAAGACCAGATGCTCAGTGAACTGGACAAAGTGGAATGGGTCCCATCATGGGCGGGCGAAAACCGGTTCCGGAACTGGATAGAAAATGCAAGGGACTGGACCATCTCCAGGCAACGTTACTGGGGAATACCCATACCCATCTGGATCTGTGAAGACTGTGGAAAGATGGAAGTTATCGGATCCATAGATGAACTGCAGGAGAAGATTACAGAAGGCCAGCTGGAAGGGGATTTCATCCACCGCCCACATGTGGATGAGATAAAACTGGGTTGCTCCTGTGGTGGTAAGATGCAAAGAACCCCTGATGTTCTGGACGTGTGGATAGACTCTGGAGTTGCTGGATGGGCTGCTCTACATTACCCTAAGGAGAAGGAAATGTTTGAGGAATGGTATCCCTACCAGTTCATCACCGAGGGCCATGATCAGACCAGAGGTTGGTTCTACTCCCAGATGGGCTGTGGAGTAATCGCCCTGGACAGCGTACCTTACCAGAAGGTTTTAATGCACGGTTTCACCCTGGATGAGGAAGGCAAGAAGATGAGTAAATCCCTGGGGAATGTGGTGGAACCGGATGAGGTCATAGCCAAGTACGGGGCAGATGTTCTCCGTTTCTACCTCCTGTGGGGTAACAAGCCCTGGGATGATCTTAAGTTCAACTGGGAAGAAATGGGAACTGTGAATAAGATGTTCAACATTCTCTGGAATGTTTACGTCTTCAGCACCACCTACATGGCACTGGATGAATTCAACCCCACCCTTTATAGTCCAGATGATCTTATATTCCGCGATGAAGACCGCTGGATCACCTCAAGAGTGCATTCTGTGGCCCTGGAGGTCACCGATGCCCTGGATTCCCTGCATCTCCACAAGGCCACCCGCAGTCTCAACCATTTCATACTGGAAGATCTCAGCCGCTGGTACGTGCGCCTAATAAGGGGACGAACCTGGGTAGAAAAGGACGACCCGGACAAACTGGGAGCTTACTACACACTTTACCACGTGCTTAAGAACATGATAACCATCTTAGCACCCATAGCCCCCCACATCACCGAGGAAATCTACCAGAACCTGATACGCGGTGTTGAGGAGGATGCCCCAGAAAGTGTGCACATGCTGGACTGGTGCCTTAACGAGAACCTCATTGACCAAGAACTGGAAAACAACATGGACATTTTAAGGGAAATAATAGAAGCCTGTGCCCGTGCCCGTGATGTTGCCCGTTACAAGCTCCGCTGGCCAGTTAGTAAGATCATCATCGTCACCGAGGACCAGGATGCAGTAACTGCTGCTCAAGCACTATCAGATGTGCTCACCGAACAGGCAAACACCAAGAGCGTGGAAACATCAGAAGAATTTGAAGGTCTCAAAGTCCTGGCTGCCCCAAATATGAAAACCCTTGGGCCCAAACTCCGTGGAGACGTGCCTAAGGTGGCTGCTAAATTGGCATCAGCCGATGGTGCCGAGATCGTCACTGCCCTTGAAACTAGTGGGGAGTATGTGGTGGAACTGGAGGATAAGACCATTACCCTAGAAGATGGTGATGTGGTCTTTGAAACCGAACTTCCGGATAACGTGGTCAGTGCTGAATTTTCCAGAGGAAGTGTTTTCGTGGACACCGAGTTAACACCTGAAATATTATCAGAGGCCATGTCCAGAGAACTTATAAGAAGGATACAGGACATGCGAAAAGACCTTGATCTGGATGTGGAGGCCAATATTAATGTGGCTGTTGATTGCAGTCTGGAATTCCAGAAACTGGTAGAACCACATTTAGATTTCATTTCACACGAAGTCAGGGCAAAGGAACTTGAATTTGGAACTGAAGATGGGTACCACACTAAAAAGTGGAATATTGAAGAATTTGAATTATCTATTATCTTTAAACAATGA
- a CDS encoding SEC59/DGK1/VTE5 family protein, translating to MNKELWRQLIHASGVFIVILSYFLPSQLLIILCVAILVFVVIVFRLDHQHHIPFFSTILRVAKRDEDERGFVYFFIGIIITLCIFQFNMAIANAAILILLFGDSSSTLIGRRFGRIKLPFQSHKTLEGSLTFLVVGFLVSLTQLPLIPAFIGALAGTLTEAYSPIDDNVPIPLISALAITGVIYFLI from the coding sequence ATGAATAAAGAACTCTGGAGGCAACTGATCCATGCTTCCGGAGTCTTCATCGTCATTCTCAGCTATTTTTTACCATCACAGCTGTTGATCATTCTCTGTGTGGCCATCCTGGTCTTCGTGGTCATAGTCTTCCGACTGGACCATCAGCACCATATTCCCTTTTTTTCTACTATTCTACGGGTTGCCAAACGTGACGAGGATGAAAGAGGATTTGTCTACTTTTTTATTGGAATTATAATAACCCTGTGCATATTCCAGTTTAACATGGCCATTGCCAATGCCGCTATCCTCATTCTGCTATTTGGGGATTCATCATCAACTCTTATCGGCAGGAGGTTTGGCCGAATAAAATTACCTTTTCAATCACATAAAACCCTTGAAGGGAGTTTAACATTCCTGGTAGTGGGATTCTTGGTTTCTCTCACCCAGTTACCTCTTATCCCTGCTTTTATTGGTGCACTGGCCGGTACCCTAACTGAGGCCTATAGTCCCATTGATGATAACGTACCTATACCCCTGATTTCAGCACTAGCAATTACTGGAGTAATATACTTCCTCATTTAA
- a CDS encoding ABC transporter permease has translation MKIPTNIWKIKALAKKEARDILQNKIYLLVVLVQVFIIIGAVGLVAVAAVASDPTLLDQTGVTSALNIGLPQNLEGSSLSKYLEDEKITLNYYNTTDEAKAELGKKLVAVVDLSSSGEVIVQMDNSNVFYPVVSTKIRDAVDNFNTENTLKNAGLNQSQVTIIQNPVNFQEVKINQDKQVPLALDSPYFVEVIYGFIVPFILLLPFFMASNIVTDSVVGEKERKTFEVLLMTPLSSYMVIIGKIIPILLFSLIQSIAWIAVLDLLRVPIFNAALLVVVLFFMGLAFIGLGILISMLVDSTKEANSAITLVLVFATFILFIPLFVKSEIFQGVFNFIPTVLMVKLAVSPNIQPEIMLYLLPTLIMSFLIFVGTVRSFRHERAIRL, from the coding sequence ATGAAAATTCCCACCAACATCTGGAAAATTAAGGCACTGGCCAAGAAAGAAGCCAGGGACATCCTACAAAACAAGATATACTTACTGGTGGTTCTGGTTCAGGTTTTCATAATCATAGGGGCAGTGGGCCTAGTGGCGGTAGCTGCTGTGGCCAGTGACCCGACTCTACTGGATCAGACGGGAGTTACATCTGCTCTTAACATTGGTTTACCACAGAACCTGGAGGGTTCAAGCCTTTCAAAGTACCTGGAAGATGAGAAAATAACTTTAAATTATTATAACACCACTGATGAAGCTAAAGCTGAGCTTGGAAAGAAGCTGGTGGCAGTTGTTGATCTTTCTTCATCAGGAGAGGTGATTGTGCAAATGGATAACTCCAACGTATTTTATCCAGTGGTATCCACCAAGATCCGTGATGCAGTGGACAATTTCAACACCGAAAACACCCTGAAAAATGCAGGTTTAAACCAGAGCCAGGTTACTATAATTCAAAACCCAGTTAACTTCCAGGAAGTTAAAATAAATCAAGATAAACAGGTACCACTGGCACTGGACAGTCCCTACTTTGTGGAAGTAATATACGGGTTTATAGTGCCATTTATTCTCCTTTTACCTTTCTTCATGGCCAGTAACATTGTAACTGATAGTGTGGTTGGTGAAAAAGAGAGGAAAACCTTTGAAGTACTTCTGATGACTCCACTCTCCAGTTACATGGTAATTATTGGTAAGATAATTCCTATACTACTATTTTCACTCATACAGAGCATAGCATGGATAGCGGTCCTTGATCTTCTCCGGGTGCCCATATTCAATGCTGCTCTTCTGGTAGTGGTATTGTTCTTCATGGGCCTGGCTTTCATTGGATTGGGGATACTCATATCCATGCTGGTGGACAGCACCAAAGAGGCCAACTCTGCCATAACATTGGTACTGGTATTTGCCACTTTCATCCTTTTCATCCCCTTATTTGTTAAATCCGAAATTTTTCAGGGAGTGTTCAACTTTATACCCACGGTTTTAATGGTTAAGCTGGCAGTATCTCCGAATATTCAACCGGAAATCATGTTATACTTGCTGCCCACACTGATCATGTCCTTCCTCATATTTGTGGGCACGGTGCGGTCCTTCCGCCATGAAAGGGCTATCAGATTGTAA
- a CDS encoding ABC transporter permease: MKLSMNFSIITRWEFKNTLRSKKFILIFFMQLSVLAMLIFMFNSFATNIESEKGLSLTPSLVDFATLDVDDPGGYFKKSIDPEIIKIYSTNGNSSLLRLETGETNGFYTVSSDSIQRIQNGEVVDTVLYLDYSDPRRSVVRDSINTTTKSLSSALTQSYLQSVNPSNTSSQTGINEENTGESLPMQIIKKVMLVVLLFLPLFLFGNIIIDSVVGEKERKTGEILVAMPISPGEILLGKGLAVVAISALQVVMWIAVLIAAGFTINNVIPVYFLVVLTAIPIVGLTSIIGAYAKNYKEAGIGLTFAYIIVVGFLIVPALAYISQKSFFANISPMTAVMRLFAGEAISIPEILMSVTAVIILSIIFFKIAAWLFGRDDVLFGPRPGPVKLTLQFFRIKKR; encoded by the coding sequence ATGAAACTCAGCATGAATTTCAGCATCATCACCCGTTGGGAGTTTAAAAACACTCTCAGGAGTAAGAAATTCATTTTAATCTTTTTCATGCAGTTATCAGTCCTGGCCATGCTAATCTTCATGTTCAATTCCTTTGCAACCAACATAGAATCGGAAAAAGGACTTTCTTTAACTCCATCCCTGGTTGATTTTGCCACCCTGGATGTGGATGACCCTGGAGGGTATTTTAAAAAAAGCATAGACCCAGAAATAATAAAAATATACTCTACCAATGGTAACAGTTCCCTCCTTCGCCTTGAAACTGGTGAAACCAATGGATTTTACACGGTTTCATCAGACTCAATTCAGAGGATACAGAATGGGGAAGTAGTGGACACGGTGCTCTATCTTGATTACTCAGATCCCAGGAGGAGTGTGGTTAGAGATTCCATCAACACCACCACCAAATCACTGTCATCTGCTTTAACTCAATCCTATTTACAATCAGTTAATCCTTCCAATACCAGTTCTCAAACTGGAATTAATGAAGAAAACACTGGGGAATCGCTCCCTATGCAGATCATCAAGAAGGTGATGCTGGTGGTGCTCTTGTTCCTTCCTCTTTTTTTGTTTGGTAACATAATCATTGATAGTGTGGTGGGGGAAAAGGAGCGTAAAACTGGTGAAATATTAGTTGCCATGCCCATATCTCCGGGTGAGATTTTGCTGGGCAAGGGACTTGCCGTGGTTGCCATATCTGCACTGCAGGTAGTTATGTGGATAGCTGTCCTCATAGCGGCGGGTTTCACCATTAACAATGTTATACCAGTTTATTTCCTGGTGGTGCTCACTGCCATACCCATAGTGGGCCTCACCTCCATAATTGGAGCTTATGCTAAAAATTACAAGGAAGCAGGAATTGGATTAACCTTTGCATACATCATAGTGGTCGGATTTTTGATTGTCCCTGCACTGGCATACATATCTCAAAAAAGCTTTTTTGCTAATATTTCTCCCATGACTGCGGTTATGCGTTTATTTGCAGGGGAAGCCATTTCCATACCAGAAATCCTAATGTCAGTGACAGCTGTAATTATTTTAAGCATAATATTTTTTAAAATTGCAGCCTGGCTCTTTGGGAGGGATGATGTTCTGTTTGGGCCACGCCCGGGACCGGTAAAACTCACACTACAATTTTTCCGTATTAAAAAGAGATAG
- a CDS encoding ABC transporter ATP-binding protein codes for MIKIDSLNKSFGRIRALENLNLEIEKGELLGIIGPNGAGKTTAIRIICCILQPDSGNVTVGGYSIYRDQIKIKSMIGYLPEEPNLYERFKARDLLKYFGELYGVPKNEINGRIDELLELVGMSHRADDQINTFSKGLRQRIGIARALIHDPEVIIFDEPTMGLDPATSRAIRNFIKELKGDKTVILCTHYMDEADLLCDRVAILNQGKIRNMGTPESLKEKIHGDIILQVRVYEPQKIQKDQILAFDSVEGVNLEGNQFLISLRSREDISHIIDIFGEQAISVNTKEPTLDDVFIQTTQ; via the coding sequence ATGATTAAAATAGACTCTTTAAACAAGTCTTTCGGACGCATCAGGGCACTGGAAAATTTGAATCTGGAAATAGAAAAAGGTGAATTGTTGGGAATAATCGGACCCAATGGTGCTGGGAAAACCACAGCTATTCGGATCATTTGCTGTATACTCCAACCCGACTCGGGGAACGTAACTGTGGGGGGATACAGTATCTATCGGGACCAGATCAAAATCAAATCCATGATCGGTTACCTGCCGGAGGAACCCAACCTTTACGAGCGTTTCAAAGCACGGGACCTTTTAAAGTACTTCGGAGAACTGTATGGTGTCCCTAAAAATGAGATTAATGGCAGAATAGATGAGCTCCTGGAGCTTGTGGGGATGAGCCATCGTGCCGATGATCAGATCAACACGTTTTCCAAGGGTCTGCGCCAGAGAATTGGAATTGCCAGGGCGTTGATCCATGATCCTGAAGTTATAATATTTGATGAACCCACTATGGGTCTGGACCCAGCCACTTCACGGGCCATTCGTAACTTCATCAAGGAACTTAAAGGGGATAAGACGGTTATTCTATGCACTCATTACATGGATGAGGCAGATTTACTGTGTGACCGGGTGGCAATCTTAAATCAGGGAAAGATTCGTAACATGGGAACTCCTGAATCTTTGAAGGAAAAAATACACGGGGATATAATCCTGCAGGTCCGGGTTTATGAACCTCAAAAAATTCAAAAAGACCAGATATTGGCCTTTGACTCTGTGGAGGGAGTGAACTTGGAGGGTAATCAGTTCCTGATATCATTACGCTCCAGGGAGGACATATCCCACATAATCGACATATTTGGTGAACAAGCCATCTCCGTGAACACCAAAGAACCCACCCTGGATGATGTATTCATCCAGACCACGCAGTGA
- a CDS encoding cadmium resistance transporter, with protein METIIILTAIFAFISTNLDDMFILAAFFANPHFRTKDVVLGQYLGFIILLTVSSLAYFVQFIIPPQWISLLGIIPIIIGIRSLIYLKNPETDDSAKTPDFKKYKFGQNILPVALVTMANGGDNLGVYMPLFASMGLTSLFLTAIIFLIMVGVWCFLGFKLVNNSILGDKIKNYGHYILPFVMITIGVVILLRGWL; from the coding sequence ATGGAAACTATAATAATTTTAACGGCAATTTTTGCATTTATATCCACCAACTTGGATGACATGTTTATTCTTGCAGCTTTCTTTGCTAATCCACATTTTAGGACGAAAGACGTGGTTTTGGGCCAGTATTTAGGATTTATCATTCTATTAACAGTTAGTTCTCTGGCCTATTTTGTCCAGTTTATTATTCCACCCCAATGGATTAGTTTACTTGGAATTATCCCCATTATAATTGGAATCAGGAGTTTAATTTACCTTAAAAACCCAGAAACAGATGATTCAGCAAAAACTCCGGATTTCAAAAAATACAAATTTGGTCAAAATATCTTACCAGTGGCTCTAGTTACCATGGCCAATGGCGGTGATAATTTAGGGGTTTACATGCCTCTTTTTGCCAGTATGGGACTGACTTCCTTGTTTTTAACTGCAATCATCTTCCTGATCATGGTTGGAGTATGGTGCTTTTTAGGATTTAAACTGGTAAACAATTCCATTTTAGGGGATAAAATTAAAAATTATGGCCATTATATCCTTCCATTTGTTATGATAACCATTGGAGTGGTGATTCTTTTAAGGGGATGGTTATAA
- the glp gene encoding gephyrin-like molybdotransferase Glp, with the protein MFLSKLMPMDDAQKIINTFTESTEVEEISLEEAYQRVNAQEVISTLNSPPFDRSAMDGYALLAEDSFGHSETNPFQLKVVDQIGAGQKSYLKLKSGEAIKISTGAPIPSGANAVVMEEYTHEEGDIIHVETSMTPGENVSPAGEDFNKGDTVLQKGKLLGPAELAIIASAGFDHVSVYKKPRIAVLITGSELVMPKKELEGAEVINSNHFTIKSMVESCLAVPEMFHSIDDAQLVEELFNELLEEYDALITTGGTAISKGDVVVDVAQKLGEVHVHGVSLRPGKPFGFAQVQGKPVFMLSGFPVAAMVQFDVFARDALLKMQGFKRNPLLVHKKAARKIASTLGRTDYIRARMEGEMVRPLKIKGSGIIRSMVESDSYIIIPENLEGIEEGDQCQILPYHSLKA; encoded by the coding sequence ATGTTTTTATCCAAACTCATGCCCATGGATGATGCCCAGAAAATCATCAATACTTTCACAGAATCCACGGAAGTAGAAGAAATTTCATTAGAAGAAGCTTATCAAAGAGTGAATGCTCAGGAAGTAATCAGTACTTTAAATTCACCACCTTTTGATCGTTCAGCCATGGATGGCTATGCCCTGCTTGCTGAAGATAGTTTTGGCCACTCTGAAACCAATCCATTCCAGCTGAAAGTGGTGGATCAAATAGGGGCTGGGCAAAAGTCATATCTGAAACTGAAGTCTGGTGAAGCAATTAAAATATCCACCGGGGCCCCAATACCTTCAGGTGCAAATGCAGTAGTCATGGAAGAGTACACCCATGAAGAGGGAGACATTATCCACGTGGAAACATCCATGACACCAGGTGAGAATGTATCCCCTGCAGGAGAGGACTTTAATAAAGGAGATACTGTTTTACAAAAGGGTAAACTCCTGGGACCTGCAGAACTGGCCATCATTGCCTCGGCAGGTTTTGACCATGTTTCAGTTTATAAAAAACCCAGAATAGCTGTTCTTATAACTGGAAGCGAACTGGTGATGCCTAAAAAAGAACTTGAAGGTGCAGAAGTAATTAATTCCAATCATTTCACCATTAAATCTATGGTAGAAAGCTGTCTGGCAGTTCCTGAAATGTTCCACTCCATTGATGATGCCCAACTGGTGGAAGAACTCTTTAATGAATTATTAGAGGAGTACGACGCCCTCATAACCACAGGAGGCACTGCTATCAGTAAAGGAGATGTGGTGGTGGATGTAGCCCAAAAATTAGGTGAAGTTCATGTTCATGGCGTGTCTTTAAGACCAGGTAAACCCTTTGGTTTCGCACAGGTTCAAGGAAAGCCTGTTTTTATGTTATCTGGTTTTCCAGTGGCCGCTATGGTACAGTTCGATGTTTTCGCCAGGGATGCATTACTCAAAATGCAGGGGTTTAAACGGAACCCACTGTTAGTCCATAAAAAGGCAGCGAGGAAGATAGCTTCCACTCTGGGTAGAACTGATTACATAAGGGCCCGGATGGAAGGTGAGATGGTCCGTCCTCTGAAGATAAAGGGATCAGGGATCATTAGATCAATGGTGGAATCTGATTCGTACATTATAATCCCAGAAAACCTGGAAGGGATTGAAGAAGGGGACCAATGCCAGATTCTCCCTTATCATTCTCTAAAAGCTTAA